A single genomic interval of Bradyrhizobium sp. sBnM-33 harbors:
- a CDS encoding ArdC family protein — MACGRSVASAITARRAMKRDLYAEVSARIVAELEAGAAPWVKPWSATPGANTPCNAVSNRPYSGCNVVLLWMAQAAGYRSLRFLTFKQALELGGNVRKGEHGTKVYFVKQLQVRDQAADESFSTRLIPMMREYTVFNVDQCENLPDSVVSGKPMRVRNPDTRDELADAFLHSTGADIRDGHGEACYIPSRDFISMPAFAGFKGADQFYNVAFHELTHWTGHKSRLDRDLKNRFGSRNYAAEELIAELGAAFLCAEFGFDGDVRNAGYIANWIELLKADKRAFFTACSQASKAADYLRGLALAGPAERAA; from the coding sequence ATGGCATGCGGCCGATCGGTCGCTTCAGCCATAACAGCGAGGCGGGCTATGAAACGTGATCTTTACGCTGAGGTATCAGCGCGCATTGTTGCAGAGTTAGAAGCCGGTGCTGCCCCATGGGTTAAGCCATGGTCGGCAACGCCCGGTGCGAACACGCCGTGCAATGCTGTGTCCAATCGTCCCTACTCCGGCTGCAACGTCGTTCTGTTATGGATGGCACAGGCGGCTGGCTATCGCTCGCTACGCTTTCTGACATTCAAGCAGGCCTTGGAATTGGGCGGCAACGTCCGCAAGGGCGAGCACGGCACCAAGGTCTATTTCGTCAAGCAACTGCAGGTCCGCGACCAAGCCGCGGACGAGAGCTTTTCAACGCGCCTGATCCCAATGATGCGCGAATACACGGTTTTCAATGTCGACCAGTGCGAGAACCTTCCCGATAGCGTCGTCAGCGGAAAGCCAATGCGTGTTCGCAACCCCGACACGCGCGATGAGCTTGCCGACGCATTCCTGCATTCAACCGGCGCGGACATCCGCGACGGCCACGGCGAAGCCTGCTACATCCCGAGCCGCGATTTTATCTCGATGCCGGCATTCGCTGGCTTCAAGGGTGCCGATCAGTTCTACAATGTGGCATTCCACGAGTTGACGCATTGGACGGGACACAAGTCGCGGCTCGACCGTGATCTGAAGAACCGGTTCGGCTCCCGCAACTACGCAGCCGAAGAACTTATTGCTGAACTGGGCGCCGCGTTCCTTTGCGCTGAATTTGGCTTTGACGGAGACGTCAGGAACGCGGGCTATATCGCCAACTGGATTGAGCTTTTGAAAGCCGACAAGCGCGCGTTCTTTACGGCCTGCAGCCAAGCATCCAAGGCCGCGGATTATCTGCGCGGCTTGGCACTCGCCGGCCCAGCGGAGAGAGCGGCGTGA
- a CDS encoding enolase C-terminal domain-like protein gives MLKLKRPVVARIATITEWPLILIDLITEEGIIGRSYLEPYTIKTMRYLVPALQDFGAMLKGRRVAPVELYDLARKSLHFLGYQGLSMIAVSGLDMAAWDALAKASGVPLCVLLGGSVGPVKAYNSNGLWLQAPEVVAADATPLRDEGGFTALKLRLGRDRASDDLAAIHAIRAAVGNDMELMADFNQGLHLGEALQRCHMIDDQGLAWIEEPIVYDNLDGYAQLTAELKTPIQIGENFYGPRDLHIALQRKACDFVMPDFMRIGGVTGWLRASAIAGAAGIPMSTHLYPEVAAHVMRVTETAHWLEWQDWADPVLQKPYEIRDGLLHIPDVPGVGLEWNEEAVAANQAAL, from the coding sequence GTGCTCAAGCTGAAGCGTCCGGTTGTCGCGCGGATAGCCACCATCACCGAATGGCCGCTGATCTTGATCGACCTCATCACCGAAGAAGGCATCATCGGGCGAAGCTATCTTGAGCCCTACACCATCAAGACGATGAGATATCTGGTCCCGGCCCTGCAAGATTTCGGCGCTATGCTCAAGGGGCGGCGCGTCGCACCGGTCGAACTCTACGATCTCGCACGAAAGTCGCTGCACTTTCTGGGCTATCAAGGGCTTTCCATGATCGCGGTGTCCGGATTGGATATGGCGGCCTGGGATGCCCTGGCAAAGGCGAGTGGTGTGCCGCTTTGCGTTCTGCTGGGCGGTTCGGTAGGGCCGGTGAAGGCTTACAACAGCAACGGGTTGTGGCTTCAAGCGCCGGAGGTTGTGGCAGCGGACGCGACCCCGTTGCGCGACGAAGGAGGCTTCACTGCGCTGAAGTTGCGGCTTGGAAGGGATCGCGCAAGCGACGATCTGGCCGCCATTCATGCCATCAGGGCCGCTGTTGGCAATGACATGGAACTGATGGCTGATTTCAACCAGGGCCTACATCTTGGAGAAGCCCTGCAGCGGTGTCACATGATTGATGATCAGGGCCTCGCGTGGATCGAGGAGCCAATCGTCTACGACAATCTCGACGGTTACGCGCAGTTGACCGCGGAGCTAAAGACCCCGATCCAGATCGGCGAGAATTTCTATGGGCCCCGCGATCTACACATCGCGCTGCAGAGAAAGGCGTGCGACTTTGTCATGCCAGATTTTATGCGCATTGGCGGCGTGACCGGTTGGCTAAGGGCATCGGCCATAGCGGGAGCGGCGGGCATACCGATGTCGACACATCTTTACCCGGAGGTGGCCGCGCACGTGATGCGCGTCACGGAGACCGCGCATTGGTTGGAATGGCAGGACTGGGCCGATCCTGTCCTGCAGAAACCTTATGAAATTCGCGACGGATTGCTCCACATTCCTGACGTGCCTGGCGTTGGTCTTGAATGGAATGAGGAAGCGGTCGCCGCCAACCAAGCCGCCCTGTAG